The following are encoded together in the Periplaneta americana isolate PAMFEO1 chromosome 5, P.americana_PAMFEO1_priV1, whole genome shotgun sequence genome:
- the LOC138699836 gene encoding ribitol-5-phosphate transferase FKTN-like: protein MKKRSAIHICLVGGLILLIAQLGLLVLLLYPYNQHRTYILKDVGTLVNITSKLHMSLFAVDSEVLQNFINTKNEIRKQCILCETRYPATFITLFRGIRQSGEFVAMLEDAKFHVVVLQNTNPPEVPSGISINIPICYLLKRNTVIHLVLFHEREGNYWWHGNLLSDPKAIPELSALGLSVHGVQMMKTEGAFDKFETELVHTDGVPMLIPKDIPRFLREASCSRFIECNHMLADSFHRAHGKDTTHEALRFVHRAWKLLSRAKTLLDKLGVRFWISSGTCLGYFRQCDIIPYSKDVDIGIFITDYSEQIVPEFLAHGFTLKHWFGKVNDSLELSFSSGDLKLDIFFFYEDGRFIWNGGTQAKSGKKFKYIFPRFTLCWTEFLELKVRVPCETQAYIESNYGSDWFTPVTRWDWKSSPPNVRENGEWPAEEWPQVMRVYN from the exons ATGAAAAAAAGGTCTGCCATTCATATCTGCCTTGTGGGTGGATTAATCCTCCTCATTGCTCAATTAGGTCTCCTTGTGTTGTTGTTGTACCCATACAATCAACACCGCACATATATTCTTAAGGATGTTGGGACTCTTGTCAACATAACCTCCAAATTACATATGTCATTGTTTGCAGTAGACTCTGAAGTTCTGCAgaattttataaatacaaaaaatgaaatcCGAAAGCAATGCATTCTCTGTGAAACAAGATATCCTGCAacgtttattacattatttagagGAATCAGACAGAGT GGTGAGTTTGTAGCAATGCTAGAAGACGCTAAATTCCATGTTGTTGTGTTACAAAACACAAACCCACCTGAGGTACCGTCTGGTATTTCTATAAACATCCCAATCTGCTATTTGCTCAAGAGAAATACTGTGATACATCTCGTGTTATTTCACGAGAGAGAAGGCAACTACTGGTGGCATGGCAACCTCCTTAGCGATCCTAAAGCAATACCTGAACTGTCAGCACTGGGATTATCAGTGCATGGGGTGCAAATGATGAAAACTGAAGGAGCCTTTGACAAGTTTGAAACGGAACTGGTGCATACTGATGGTGTCCCAATGTTAATTCCAAAAGATATCCCCCGTTTCTTGCGTGAAGCAAGTTGTTCACGATTTATCGAGTGTAATCACATGCTAGCAGACTCATTCCATCGAGCTCATGGAAAGGACACAACACATGAAGCATTGAGGTTTGTTCATCGAGCATGGAAATTACTTTCAAGGGCCAAGACTTTATTGGATAAACTTGGTGTACGATTTTGGATAAGCAGTGGAACTTGTTTAG GTTATTTCCGTCAGTGTGACATCATCCCATACAGTAAAGATGTAGACATAGGAATATTTATCACAGATTACAGTGAACAGATAGTGCCAGAGTTTCTTGCACATGGCTTTACATTGAAGCATTGGTTCGGAAAAGTAAATGAcagcttggaattatccttttcCAGTGGAGATCTCAAACTTGACATATTTTTCTTCTATGAAGATGGACGTTTTATATGGAATGGAGGAACACAAGCAAAATCAGGAAAGAAGTTCAA GTACATATTTCCACGCTTCACATTGTGTTGGACAGAGTTTCTAGAATTGAAAGTGAGAGTGCCTTGCGAAACTCAGGCATACATTGAGTCAAATTATGGCTCTGACTGGTTCACCCCAGTGACTCGATGGGACTGGAAGAGCAGTCCACCAAATGTTAGAGAGAATGGAGAATGGCCTGCCGAAGAATGGCCTCAAGTAATGAGAGTGTACAACTGA